In the genome of Methylotenera mobilis JLW8, the window GTAAGTGACACGGCTACCATCGCGGCAAATAAACTTACCGTTACTTTCCATGTCTGCCTGCTGCAAGTAAGCAGGGAAGCGTGATAAGCCTTGGTCGTAAGGTAAAATCGCTTGTGAATCTACGTGGAAGAAGTTGTTGTACCACACGCCCACTAAAGCCATGATAACCGGCATGTTTTGCTCTAAAGGGGCATTTTTAAAATGCTCATCCATTTCAAATGCGCCGGTGAGCAGCTCTTCAAAGTTATCCATGCCAACGTAAAGCGCGATAGATAAACCAATAGCAGACCATAATGAGTAGCGACCGCCAACCCAATCCCAGAATGCGAACATGTTGGCGGTATCAATGCCAAAATCTTTCACAGCTTTAGCATTGGTCGATAGCGCCACAAAGTGTTTAGGCACGTGTGCTTCATCTTTTGCCGCGTTCAAGAACCATGCGCGTGCAGAATGTGCGTTGGTCATGGTTTCTTGGGTGGTGAATGTTTTTGATGCCACAATGAATAGCGTGGTTTCTGGGTTGCAAACATTCAGTGCGCGCATTAAATGTGCGCCATCAATGTTAGATACAAAGTGTACTTTTAGATCAGGGCTTGCGTATGGTTTTAACGCATCGCATACCATTACTGGGCCAAGATCTGAGCCGCCAATACCGATGTTCACAATGTCGGTGATGCGTTTGCCGGTGTAGCCTAACCATTTGCCGCTACGTACATTGTCTGAGAATTGGCGCATTTGTGCCAATACTGCATTCACTTCCGGCATTACGTCATTGCCATCCACCAAGATTGGTGTATTGGCGCGATTGCGAAGCGCTGTATGCAATACTGCGCGGTTTTCGGTGATGTTGATTTTCTCACCGCTAAACATTCTGTCGCGCCATTGTTCAACGTTGGCTTCACGCGCCATTTGAAATAATAGTGGTAGCGTTTCATCGGTAATGCGGTGTTTAGAGTAATCAAGCAATATATCGGAAAACTTAAGGCTATATTTGCTAAAACGATTAGCATCATTGGCGAACATATCGCGCATGTGCATAGATGCTATTTTTTCTTGATGTTGGCAAAGTAATTGCCATACTGGGTGTTTGTTAAGACTAGCCATTTATTTAGTAATTTATTTTCAATAGGTTATTGTATTTTTAAAACTATACCAGCCAATGGTGGCAACGTGATGACCACTGATTGGCCATGATGCATCCATGGTATGTTTTCTGTGTGCAGCCCTGTGCCGTTACCCTTGTTACTGCCACCGTAGCAGTCTGCATCGCTATTGAATATTTCTGCATAGCTACCGGCTTGTGGAACACCAATGCGGTATTCATTACGTAACACGGGCGTAAAATTCAACACTATTATAACAAAACTATTGTCTAATCCGCGTCTTACGTAACTGATTATTGATTGTTCTGTATCGTGGCAATCTATCCATTCAAATCCATGTCCCTCAAAATCTAGGGTATGTAACGCATTTACCTGTTTATAAAGGCGGTTGAGGTCGGTATGCAGTTGTTGAATGCCTTTATGCCATTTGCTACCTGCATTGTTGTCGTCAAGTAGGTGCCAGTCTAGGCTAGCGTTGACGTTCCACTCGCGGCCTTGTCCGAACTCATTACCCATAAAATTGAGCTTTTTGCCGGGAGTTGTCATTTGATAGGTGGTCAATAAGCGCAAGTTAGCGAATTTTTGCCATGCGTCTCCTGGCATTTTGTCTAACAGTGATTTTTTGCCGTGCACGACTTCATCATGTGAAAACGGTAACACAAAGTTTTCTGAATAAGCGTAAAGTTGACCGAAGGTCAGCTTGTCATGGTAATAACGTCTGTGTACCGGGTCGTTCTCAATGTAGGATAGGGTGTCATTCATCCAACCCATGTTCCACTTCATGCTGAAACCCAGTCCGCCCAAATATACTGGGCGCGATACCATAGGCCATGCGGTGGATTCTTCCGCAATCGTGAGCACCCCGGCAAAGTCTTCACCTACCATAACGTTCAGCTGTTTTAAGAAATCAATCACATCCAGGTTTTCTCTACCGCCAAATTTGTTGGGCAGCCATTCACCTGGGTTGCGTGAATAGTCTAAGTACAGCATAGAGGCTACTGCATCTACACGTAAACCATCAATGTGAAACTCTTGCAGCCAGAAGTAAGCGTTGCTAATCAAAAAGTTGCGGACTTCATTGCGGCCGTAATTGAAGATATAGGTACCCCAGTCCTGATGCTCACCCAGACGAGGGTCTTCGTGTTCGTACAGTGCTGTACCGTCAAAACGCGCTAGTGCCCAATCATCTTTAGGGAAATGTCCGGGTACCCAGTCTAATATCACACCAATATTGGCTTGATGGAACGCATCGATTAAGAAGCGCAAATCATCAGGTGAGCCAAAGCGATTGGTGACACCAAAATAGCCAGTGGTCTGATAACCCCATGATTCGTTCAGTGGATGTTCTGAAATAGGCAACAGCTCTACGTGGGTGTAGCCCATCGACGCGACATGTGGCACCAATGTTTTTGCCAGTTCGCGATAGCTGAGGAAGTGCCCTTTATCGTTACGTTGCCATGAACCTAAATGCACTTCGTAGCAATTGAATGGCGCATGTAGCCAATCACGCTGCTTGCGTGCTTCTAGCCATGCTTTGTCTTCCCATTGATGGCTGCTGGTGCTGATTTTTGCTGCTGTGCCAGGGCGATGTTCAAACTCAAAACCATAAGGGTCGGTTTTAACTAGAATGTTGCCAGTATGGCGGTTCCGTATCTCAAACTTATAAGTGTCGCTGGTGGTCAGGTTGGGGATGAAAATATCCCACACACCGCTGGAGCCGTGCGCGCGCATACTGTGAATGCGTCCATCCCATTGGTTAAAGCTGCCGATAACGCTCACGCGTTCCGCATTGGGTGCCCACACTGCAAAGCGTACGCCTGCAACATTGTTTTGCGTAATGCATTGTGCACCCAGTGTTTTGTAAGCGAGTTTTAAGCGGCCTTCGCCAAAGAGATGTAGCTCATCTTGCGTGATGCTAGAGCTAAACGTGTAGGGGTCGTCTGTTTCGTAAGTGTTTGTACCTGCTGTAATTTTTAGTAGGCACGGTGCGCTCAATTCGACTTCACTAATGTGTTCAAAACTGGTGTACTCAAACAGGCCATCTTGATGTGTTTTTTCTAAATCCACCCACGTTTTGCCTACTTTCAATTTTGCGTTGGTAGCGTATGGCAAAAACGCACGATAAGCATAATGTTGCTGCTCATCAATCTTGATGGAGTGTAGTCCTAAAAAACTGAAAGGGTCGTGATGGCGCGCTTCTAGAATGCGGTGTAGCGCGTGGGTGTAAGCTTTGGATGCAGTCTGAATTGATTTAGTTTTTAACAAAATATGACATCCCTAATGATTTTAAGGTCTTTGGCTTTTATTTGTATTTTTTGCGCTATATTTAGCTAGATTATAGTGCTTTAAGCTGATTATAATGTAAACGCAAGCAGTCGTACGTAAAATAAGCTAGTGAGCCCGGCTAGCGTAACTTAAGTAACTATACAAACTTCAGGAGGGCATCATGTCGCAGACACGACAAGCGGATCAAAATTCAGAGCGTTTTATTAGTACCTTAACCAAAAATACCGTCGCGATGATTTTAGCGGGTGGTCGAGGCAGTCGTCTCAAAAGCCTCACAGACTGGCGCGCAAAGCCAGCTGTTCAGTTTGGTGGTAAGTTCAGAATTATTGATTTCCCGCTTTCTAATTGCGTTAACTCAGGCATCCGCCGTATTAACGTAGCCACCCAATATAAAGCTCAAAGTTTAATTCAACATATCCAGCGCGGTTGGGGTTTCTTGCGCGGTGAGTTTAATGAGTATGTCAACATTATTCCGGCGCAGCAACGGATATCTGAAGAGTGGTACAAAGGTACTGCCGATGCGGTTTATCAGAATATAGATATTTTACGTGAGGGTGGTGCCGAATACGTGCTGATTTTGGCTGGTGACCACATATATAAGATGGACTACGGCAAGATGTTGGCGACCCATGTGCGCAATAATGCTGATATGACTGTTGCTTGCATTAATGTACCGCTAGAGGATGCCAAAGGATTTGGCGTGCTGGCGGTAGATGAAACCGACAGGGTGGTGGAGTTTGCTGAGAAACCGGCCAACCCTAAAGCTATGCCTGATGATCCGACCAAGGCGTTTGCCAGTATGGGGATTTATGTGTTCAACGCAAAGTTCTTATATGAGCAATTGATTCGTGATGCCGGTGACTCTAAATCTAGCCACGATTTTGGTGGCGACATTATTCCGTACATCATTAAAAAGTATAAAGTGCAGGCACATCGTTTCACCGATAGTTGCGTAGGTGCACAGAACGGCAATTACTATTGGCGTGATGTTGGTACGATTGATGCTTATTGGGAAGCGAACATGGAATTAACGAAAGTGATTCCTGAGCTCAATTTATACGATAGAGAATGGCCAATCTGGACTTATCAAGAGCAATTGCCGCCAGCTAAGTTTGTATTTAGAGATGAGGGCCGTACCGGTAAGGCTACTGACTCGTTGGTTTCTGGTGGCTGCTTGATTAGTGGATCATGCGTAACCAATAGCGTGCTGTTTTCGGATGTGCGCGTGCATAGTTACGCTAATATTGATGGTTCTGTGATTTTGCCTAAAGCAACGATTCACCGAAACGTTACCCTGAGAAATGTAGTGGTGGATCGTGGTTGTGTGATTCCTGAAGGCATGCAAATTGGTGTCGATTTAGCACTGGATGCTGAGCGTTTTTATGTGTCAGAAAAAGGTGTGGTGTTAGTGACCCCTGATATGCTGGGCCAGGATTTATATCGTGTAGTGTAGGGATCGTATAGTGTAAAGATTTTGTAGCTTATTAATCGTATAGTGTAAAAACATGGGCTTTACGTGATTAGTTACTGTTTAATGACAATTGTTTGAGGTTTCCGTTGAAGTGAATACTGCTCGTCCAAAGCTATATCTTAATCTGTACTGGCATATGCATCAGCCAGATTACCGTGACCTGGCAACAAATCAATATGTGTTGCCGTGGACATATTTGCACGCCATCAAAGACTATAGCGATATGGCGTATCACCTTGAGGTGAACCCTAAAGCGCGCGTAACGTTTAACTTTGTACCCATTTTATTGGAGCAGTTGGAAGATTACACTGAGCAAGTTAAGCACAATAAAATTCGTGACCCGTTGCTTGCTTTGCTAACCAAAAAAAATCTGACAGACATTAGCAATAGCGAGTGTAGTTTGATTGTGCAAAGCTGCTTTAAAAGTCACCATGAAAAGATGTTGAGCCCGTTTCCGCACTACCAGCGCTTACTGCAAATGTATCAGTTGGTAGAGCCAATGATGACCAACGATCAATTCCATTATTTATCTGGGCAATATAAAGCAGACTTACTGGTTTGGTACCACTTGGCATGGTGCGGTGAGAGTTTACGTCGTACTAACCCTGTGGTGCAGACCTTGATGGCAAAAGGTGTGTTGTTTACGCATGAAGAGCGCTTGCAGTTGTATGACGTGATTGCAGAAACGATTGCTGGCTTGATTCCGCGCTATAAAGCATTAATGCAAAGTGGTCAGATTGAGATTTCCACTACGCCGTATTATCACCCAATCCTGCCTTTATTGCTGGATTTTCAATCTACACTAGATGCGATGCCGGATGCGCCTTTGCCCGAAAACAAGGCGTATGCAGGTGGGCAGAGCAGAGCTGTTGCGCATATTTTGTCCGCCAAAAAGGCGCATGAGCACTATTTTGGTGCTAATCCACGCGGCATGTGGCCTGCAGAAGGTGCCGTTTCTCACGCTGCACTGTCTTTAATGGCGGAGCATAATGTGAGTTGGGCTGCGACCGGCCAAGGCGTACTGGCAAATAGTTTGCAGAAGTCGCAGTTGAGTGCAGACAATAAGCATGATTACCTATACCAGCCTTATCGTGTGACCGATGGCCAAAACGATATTTTATGTTTCTTCAGGGATGATCAGCTCTCAGACAAAATAGGTTTTGAATACGCAAAAATGCATACGCATGATGCAGTGAGCGATTTTGTGCAAACCTTGGAACATATTCATGCTAGCAATAACAGCAGCCAATCCAAGATAGTCAGTGTGATTCTGGATGGGGAAAATGCTTGGGAATACTTCCCATATAACGGCTTTTATTTCCTGAGCGAGTTATACGAGGCATTGGTCAATCATCCTGATATTGAGATGACCACATTTAGCGATATTGTTGATATGTATCAATCCACTGATGCAGTAGATGCGGGATTATCTGTGCCTATCTTGCCGCAGATCGCTGCGGGTAGCTGGGTATACGGTACCTTCAGCACCTGGATAGGCAGTAAGGATAAAAATCTGGCTTGGGATTTGCTTTGTTCCGCTAAGAAAACCTACGACGTGGTGATGGCTAAAAGCAAATTCAACAAGCGTCAACGTGAGGCGGTTGAGCGGCAGTTGGCGATATGTGAGGGTTCTGATTGGTTTTGGTGGTTTGGCGATTACAACTCATCTGACAGTGTCGCCAGTTTTGACCAACTATACCGCCGTAACTTGATTAATTTATATACGCTGCTTGGTCAACCCATCCCAGAAACATTGCACCATCAAATTAGCGTGGGCGGTGGTAATGCCGATAACGGAGGCACCATGCGCCGCGGACAGGAATGATTAGTACGATTTAAGTTTTAGCTCTTAATTTTAAGTAGGTACTTATGACGTTACAGACTCAAGCATCACTTTTAAATCAGCGCCAAGCCGGTGTGTTGTTACATATCAGCTCCCTGCCCAGTGCGTTTTATACAGGTGACCTAGGCGTTGAGTCTTATCGTTTTATTGATTTCCTACATGAAATAGGAGCCAAGGTCTGGCAGACCTTACCGATCAATATGCCGCATGCGGATAATTCGCCTTATCAGTGCTTGTCTGCCCACGCTGGCAACCCGGACTTCATTAGTTTAGAGTCACTGCAGGCACAAGGGCTGCTGACCAAGCAAGATTGTGCCGGTTTAATTACCAGTAAATTAGACTTACTCAACAAGGCTTATCTTAATTTTAGCCAGCAATCTGAAATCCAAGCTGAATATAAGAAGCTACGTCAGGCTTTTAACCGCTTTTGTAAAAAGCAGGCAAGCTGGCTAGATGACTTTGCCTTGTTTTTGGCCTTGCGCCAACATTTCAATCAAGCTGGCTGGGATCATTGGCCTGAGCCTTATAAAAACCGCGATAAAAAAACTATTAAACAGGTGCAGGTGCAGCTAGCACACGAAATTGCAGTGGTTAAATTTACGCAGTTTGTGTTTTTCAGCCAGTGGCTTGCGCTGAAAGCTTACGCTGCCGAAAAAAATATCGCTTTATTTGGCGACATCCCCATTTTTGTTGCTTATGACAGCGCGGATGTGTGGGCACATTCTGACTTGTTCAAGCTTAACTCTGACAAAACTATGAGCGTGGTGGCCGGCGTGCCGCCCGATTACTTCTCAGAAACTGGGCAGCGTTGGGGTAATCCGCATTACAACTGGGAAGCGATGCAACAAGATGGCTTTGCATGGTGGATTTCGCGCATGGCGACGCAAAGTGAACTGTTCGACATTGTGCGGATTGACCACTTTAGAGGGTTGGAAGCAGCGTGGGAGATCCCCGCTGTAGAAGATACTGCCATTAATGGTGAGTGGGTCTTGGCGCCTGGTGATGCGCTGCTGGGGGCGATTAAGCAGGCACTGCCAGAAATTAATTTAGTTGCTGAAGACTTAGGCATTATTACGATAGAAGTCGATGCCTTGCGTAAGAAATACCATCTGCCCGGCATGAAGATTCTGCAGTTTGCATTTAGTGGCGCAAGTGATAACCCGTATTTGCCTGAAAATATTGTAGAAAATAGTGTGGTATACACCGGCACCCATGATAATGATACGACCTTGAGCTGGTACAGCACTCTGGATGACTATCAGCGTGGTAATGTGCATAGCCGCCTAGCGGCATTGCATGGTGAGGGGCATACCCCCAATATGCCAAATGACTTGATTGACATGGCATTAGAGACCACTGCGCTATTGGCTATAGTGCCTATGCAGGATATCTTGCAATTAAATGGCCACCACCGGATGAATACGCCTGGCACGACTAGCGGTAACTGGCACTGGCGCTTTAGCTGGCAACAGTTGACGGCACAGCAGAAGAATTCTATTCACGGCACTATTGCACGTACTGGACGTTAAACTATATGCCTATGCTAATCGGGATTGATGTTGGCGGCACTAATCTACGTTTAGGCGTGGTGGAGATTGATGCGGCAGGCTTAGCTAAGCCGCGCTTGTTGGAAGAAATGCGGTTTCAGGCGGATTTTTCCAGTTTATGTAAGCTGCACCAGCAAGCGCCTGAGCTTGCATGGCAGCAAATATTGACAACTACGGCCAACGCAATTCGTACGGTTGCCAGCAAGTACCCAGAGGTAAGTGCTGTGGGTATTGGCTTTCCTGGGTTTATCGCACCTGATAACCAACAGATTTTACAATCCCCCAATTTGCCAGGCTTGCGCAACGTTGACTTGAGTAAAGACTTGAGTGCATTGATTGGCCTGCCGGTAATCACTGAAAATGATGCGCTTGCCGCAGCTTATGGCGAATATGTGATGTATCCTGATCGCATTAGCAATTTAATTTACGTGGGCTTGGGCACCGGAGTAGGTGGCGGTTTAATCTTAAATGGCCAGCCATTTCAGGGCCAGCACGGAGTTGCGATGGAAGTGGGGCATATCATTGTGCAAGAGGGCGGCAGGCTTTGTGGCTGCGGTAACTCGGGTTGTATGGAGCAGTATGCTTCAGCTAGTGGCGTGGCAATCAGTTATTTCGAAGCAACGCAACAACGCATTAGCGCCGCTGAAATCGCCAGCTATGCCGCACAGGGCGATAAAGCAGCGATTGCTGCATACGCGCAAGCGGGCAAGGCTTTGGCGCAAACGTTAGCACATATACTTAAGGTGATTGATGTAACAAATATCGTGTTAGGCGGCGGGATGAGCGCTGCCTGGCCGTTGATTTCTCCCTCTTTTGAAGAGCGGTTGTCGCAAGACTTGATTCCAGCCTTACATGGTAAGTTAAAACTACATATTTCTGATATGGGGGATCAGGCTGGTATTGTTGGCGCAGCAATGTTAGCATTTCGCTCGAATAATTAAAATTATTCCAATATAGACTATCTTCATTTTCATGGAGTTTAGGTGTCTTGATGTTCTGCTATTGGGAGTAGTGTTTGATGATGGAAGTAGAATCAAGCAAGCTTAGCCAGCTCTTAGGTGCTAATGCTGATGTTCGTAGTGTTTCAGATTATTTATCTTTATTTCAAACTTTTTTTGACACCTCACTAGATAATATTGCTGTGTATGGCTTAGCGGGGCAGTTGGTTTATGCAAACGCAGCCTTGCGCAATGCACTGAATCTAAAAAAAGACACGGGTGCTGACTATGTGGACATTAAAAGTCAGGAAGCATTTGATCAATATTACGATGCGCTTAATCGAACGATTTCTAGTGGTGAGCCTCGTGCAGTATTAATCAATTTCGAGCACGCTAGCCTTTCTAGGGTGATTTATGACCTAGTTCACTTCTCAGCTATTAAGAACCAACAAAACCAAGTGGTTGGCGTCATTGCTGTTGGGAGAGATCTTGACTTTAATAAACAACAGAAAAATCAGGAGACGGTGCAGCGTGAGCAATATTTGCGCGCACTGATGGACACATTCCCTTTTATCGTGTGGATGAAAGACAAGTCAGGCCGCTTTATGGCAACCAATCGCAAGTTTGTAGAGGTCGTTGGTGCTAAACATTATGAGGACTTAGAAGGTAAAACTGATTTTGATTTTTTCCCGACAGAGATGGCGCAAGGTTACGCCTGTGATGATGAAGAGATCTTAAAAACCGGTGTGCCTAAAAGCTTCAATGAGCAGATAAAGAAAGAAACTGGCGAGATTTATTGGGCTGAAACCTATAAATCTCCAGTACAGTTAGATGGACAAGTGATTGGCACTGTAGGCTTTGCACGTGATATTAGTGAAAAGCAGCATCTGGTATCTGAAGTTACTAAACAGCGAAACGCCTACCAATCTTTAGTACAAAACTTACCGACGACCATTATTCGCTACGACCTTGATGGCAAGAGAATTTTTGTAAACTCACGCTGTTTTGAAACATATAACATAGAAGTTCCGTATGAGCTGAATAAAACTCCTTTAGAGTGGTGGAGCCCTTATATTGTGAATGTGACGGGGGCGGAGTTTATGACGCAATTAATGGAGGTTATGCAATTTAATGTCCAGAAGACGTTAGAAATCCATAGTATGCATGAGGATAAAGTGGCTGTGCATCAGTTGCGCATTGTGCCTGAGTTTGACGAAGTGCATCAGGTGTGTGGCGCATTAACGATTGCGACTGATATCACGGAAGTGGCTGAATACAGACGTAAAATCGAGAGCATGGCTTTTCACGATCAATTAACGGGCTTACCTAATCGTACTTTGTTTTCTCAGCAACTCTCAGTAGCAATCGATCAAGCTAAAACTAATAACAGCCAGTTTGCTTTAATCATTCTTGATTTAGACCAATTTAAATCAATCAATGACACAATGGGTCACGCAATTGGCGATAAGTTGTTGATTGAAGTTGCTAGAAGAATTACTAATAGCCTCGATCAACATTGTACGTGTGCCCGCTTAGGTGGCGATGAGTTTATTATTTTGGTTGAGTCAGTACCGAGCCGTGAGCATGTCGAATATGTGTCTAATGTACTTCTGAATCAGATTATGCAGGTCTACGTTATCGACGGTTCTGAATATTTCATTTCCGCAAGTATTGGTATTGCATATTTTCCAGATGACAGTGAGGATATGGATGACCTGCTTAAATATGCTGATTCGGCCATGTATCATGCAAAAAAGGGTGGGCGCAATCGTTACCATACTTACTCTCCAGCTATCACGGAATCTATACAACATCGCCTCAATGTAGAAACTGAGCTAAGACGGGCAATTGAGAATGACGAGATTTATTTGGAATATCAGCCGATAGTGGATATGACAAGTAATCAGGTAAAGGGATTGGAGTCGCTATGCCGATGGCATAGTCGTAAGTTGGGTATCGTATCCCCGATGGTTTTTATTCAGATTGCTGAAGAAACAGGCATGATTGTTGAACTCGGCCAGTGGATTATGCGGGAAGCCTTTAAAGCAGCTCGGCTTCTTAACGCACAACTTAAGCACCCAGTATCTGTTTCAGTAAATTTATCTGCACGTCAGTTCTTTGAGGTTGACCTTATCCATCAGGTACGTCATTTGTTGAAAGAGCAGCAGTGTAATCCTGCATGGATTAAGTTCGAAATTACAGAAAGTTTGTTGCTGGAAAGTAACCAGAGCGTGTTAAATGCGCTCAATGCTTTTAATGACCTTGGTATCAAAGTTTCGCTAGATGACTTTGGTACTGGCCAGTCTGCACTTGCTTATTTGAGTAAGTTTCCTATTCATCAAGTGAAAATTGATTATTCTTTCGTAAAAGAAATCACCAGCAATCCAAATGATGCACTTTTGGTGAAGGCAATTATTGCGTTGACTGCCACCTTAAATAAGGAGCTAATTGCCGAGGGGGTTGAAACTTCAGCGCAAGCCACACTTCTGCAGTCATATGGTTGTCGGTATGCGCAAGGCTATTTGTACTCAAAGCCGATTAGTTTGCAGGCTGTCCAGCAGTATTTGGAGTTAAGAGAAGCTTAGTCTGGCTTACAATTACGCTGGGGTATGGCGGCTAAGCGCCCAGCGTACATGCTCTTGCAGCGTTTCATTTTCATGATGTTGGTGTTGTTTGAGTGCATTGATGACTTCTGGGGTAGTTTCTGCGTTACCAAGGCCTACCGCAATGTTTCTTAGCCATTGCGTATAGCCGATTCTATAAATAGCACTGCCAGCCATTTTTGTTTTGAATTCCTCTTCAGTCCAGTTGAAACAGTCAATTAGGCTCACGTCATCGAGGCCATGTTTCACTGCAAAATCTGTTTCTTTGGTGATTTCTGCGAATTTATTCCATGGGCAATATAGTTGGCAGTCATCACAGCCGTACACGCGGTTGCCAATTAACGGGCGGAACTCAACAGGGATGCTGGTTTTGAGTTCTATAGTGAGATATGAAATGCAGCGTCTTGCGTCCACTTCATACGGCGCCGTAATGGCCTGTGTCGGGCATACTTCCATACATTTGCTGCAACTGCCGCAGTGATTGCTGGCAGGTTCGTCAATAGGTAAAGCTAGGTTGGTGTATATCTCACCTAAAAAGAACCAAGAGCCATGGTTCTTGTTGATTAATAGCGTATGTTTACCACGCCAACCTATACCTGCTTTTTCTGCCAGCGCCACTTCCAATACCGGTGCGCTATCCGTAAAGGCACGATACTCAAATCCATCCACTTGATAGTGTTGCAATTCACTTTGAATTTTTTCGCACAGTTTTTGCAGTTTATTCCGCATCACCTTGTGGTAA includes:
- the queG gene encoding tRNA epoxyqueuosine(34) reductase QueG encodes the protein MSHSTKNLSDLSLAIKNWGLALGFSQIGITDTNLQAAESEHQAWIEKGLHGDMDYMAKHGTKRTRPHELVPNTQRIISARLDYLPPQAADSDTILQDGSKAFISRYALGRDYHKVMRNKLQKLCEKIQSELQHYQVDGFEYRAFTDSAPVLEVALAEKAGIGWRGKHTLLINKNHGSWFFLGEIYTNLALPIDEPASNHCGSCSKCMEVCPTQAITAPYEVDARRCISYLTIELKTSIPVEFRPLIGNRVYGCDDCQLYCPWNKFAEITKETDFAVKHGLDDVSLIDCFNWTEEEFKTKMAGSAIYRIGYTQWLRNIAVGLGNAETTPEVINALKQHQHHENETLQEHVRWALSRHTPA
- a CDS encoding sensor domain-containing protein; translation: MMEVESSKLSQLLGANADVRSVSDYLSLFQTFFDTSLDNIAVYGLAGQLVYANAALRNALNLKKDTGADYVDIKSQEAFDQYYDALNRTISSGEPRAVLINFEHASLSRVIYDLVHFSAIKNQQNQVVGVIAVGRDLDFNKQQKNQETVQREQYLRALMDTFPFIVWMKDKSGRFMATNRKFVEVVGAKHYEDLEGKTDFDFFPTEMAQGYACDDEEILKTGVPKSFNEQIKKETGEIYWAETYKSPVQLDGQVIGTVGFARDISEKQHLVSEVTKQRNAYQSLVQNLPTTIIRYDLDGKRIFVNSRCFETYNIEVPYELNKTPLEWWSPYIVNVTGAEFMTQLMEVMQFNVQKTLEIHSMHEDKVAVHQLRIVPEFDEVHQVCGALTIATDITEVAEYRRKIESMAFHDQLTGLPNRTLFSQQLSVAIDQAKTNNSQFALIILDLDQFKSINDTMGHAIGDKLLIEVARRITNSLDQHCTCARLGGDEFIILVESVPSREHVEYVSNVLLNQIMQVYVIDGSEYFISASIGIAYFPDDSEDMDDLLKYADSAMYHAKKGGRNRYHTYSPAITESIQHRLNVETELRRAIENDEIYLEYQPIVDMTSNQVKGLESLCRWHSRKLGIVSPMVFIQIAEETGMIVELGQWIMREAFKAARLLNAQLKHPVSVSVNLSARQFFEVDLIHQVRHLLKEQQCNPAWIKFEITESLLLESNQSVLNALNAFNDLGIKVSLDDFGTGQSALAYLSKFPIHQVKIDYSFVKEITSNPNDALLVKAIIALTATLNKELIAEGVETSAQATLLQSYGCRYAQGYLYSKPISLQAVQQYLELREA